The Megalobrama amblycephala isolate DHTTF-2021 linkage group LG1, ASM1881202v1, whole genome shotgun sequence genome segment TTTTGTCTATAAGTCAATAAACAACTATAGACACCAGTGACTTGAATGAACAAATtgagacattttttaaaatatcttcttttgtgttttaaaaaataaagaaagtcaCAGGTTAGCTTTCTTTGTTAAATCACTATTAGTAAAGATGACTGGATGTTTACAAGTACAGATAACAGATATCATGTCTGAAAACTATGAAAATATACCCAAAACTGTTACTTCCATTCCAAACCTTTACACCCTATTTGAGTTTTGTTATATAACACATGACAGGTTTCACTGTTGACATGGTTGTGGCTTTTCTGCCATTTGGGTCTAATGGGTTTCCTGCTCTTTGGGCTTTATTTAAGACATACATTAAGAATATGCAGGAAGTGTTTATCAGATTGAGTCATATGTGGAACCATCGACCTGTCACTATATGTGAGGAATAATTCTGTTCAATAAAGTCAGACAATGGAAGATTTTCAAGTTGAAATTCCAGAAATTGAAGTTCCAGAAATGGAATTTTGTGATGTGGAGACAGAGATGGATTATGAATTAGAGATGGAGGATGAGAATGTGGTGGACATAGAAGATGGAGAATCCGAGACTGAAAGACAATCTCGTCCAAAAGCTCAAAATCCAAACCGCCAAATCCAGCAAAACCGGCAAAAGCACCAAAGTCCTCGCAAAGTCCAAGTAAAAGTGAATGACTACTTGCGTTGCTCTGTGATGACCGTCACGCTCTGCAACTGCCTGTTTCTCGGTACGGCTGCATTGATGTGCTCTTTAAAGGTAAGGAATTTGCAACAATTAATAACACATTGTAAGcaattgttgttttatttagttcCACACAAGGTAAAACattattatgtaaaattaaaatgtatgtatttccCACTCAGAAAACCATATAATTGTCTCCATCATGATGTCTTGAGTGGGCTTGCTTGTAACTGCTTAATGCTTTAACATttccttatttttattttaattttttttaatatgcaaatatgataaaaattgtgtttttaaattcaCAGGCAGTGAACAGGAAGTATAAGAGAGATGTCAACGGAGCCAAGAAGTTCAGCTGCTGTGCTCTGGCTGCCAATATTTTTGCCATCATTACAACCATCATCACCATAATTGttgtttctgttgttttgtcttATAGTTATAACCATCGGTGTTAAGTCATTTAAATGTTCAGATCCATCCATCACAATGAAACAACAGGAAAGCTCCAGCTTTATGAATATGATACAAGAATAtaatacaatctgcatttagttTTGCagcacttttttcttttttccttacTGTTTGCTgcttagtattattattaaacattgcATACAATGTACAAAcctttgtttgtcttttcattGGATGTTTGTTAATCAGAAGTATACTTACATTTAGCTTTCCACACAGATTATAAGCCTTTAGTTACCGCTCTTTGGAgggaaaatcaagaaaataaaTGTCTGAAGCTATAAGTGCTACTTAAACCTGTATTTAAAACATGAAGTATTATAAATCACATATAATTATAAGTATTATAAATCACAAGGAAATACATGCTACATTATGCATTTACTTTAGAGTTGAACCAGCATAAGCTCCAGATTAGCAGCACATCCTTGACCAGCAGCTGCATTTAAGTGCATGATGAAGTCACGTgtacttaaattattttgtgTATATGCACACATGCACTTATAAAATATGAGTGTTTGTGAAGTGAACTTTTTCCAGTGAAGAGGAAGCAGTGTATCTTGATTGTTAATAGAGTGCCTGATAAAGTTTTgagacattaaaaaaagtattctttGACTGTGAGTCATTGTGTAGTGGATGACTTTACTTCTTGTATTTCACTGCACCCTACAGACACACTTGAGAACTGCGGTTTTAGACTGTAAGTGCGACATGTCTTTCTAAACCAGTTTTTGTATTATTTCCACATATGTTTGTGTCACTGTGCTTGTTTTGCACAGAAATACACAGCTGAGTCCTCTTCTGTCAGTCCAGACAATTTCAGATACATCATGCTTTTTGAATCATCTCTTGTGATTTCAAGTCTCTGCTTAAAGGATTCCGCCTTATGTCCACTTCCATCACTGTTGCCAAAACCCATCCACACAAGAGGTTTTCCAGCTTGTTGTCTGATCCAGTGCATAGCACAGCAGCCAAAACTGAACCCGGATCCTCTACAGGACAGAGTCAGAGTTTCTCCAGGCCTTTTTCTGAACTGTGCTTTCAATGGAATCCATTTTTTGACATTGCATGCCTGTaagagaaaatattttttttttaaataaacaatcatatgtatgtatgtatacatgtatatatatgtatgtattaaGAACTCACAGTTTAGGTTGAACAAAATTAGAATCAAAGGTATATTCTTCATCTTGTGAGTGTTATTGAGACTCTACAGCATCACTTGACTCAGCAGCATATAAATACTTGTCATAATGGATTTTGAATTTGCATAATGAGGAAATGATGGAAGATCACTGAGATGACCATTAGCCACAAAGATGATAACCAGAATCCAAAGGGCATCTTAACATTGATTTCATTTCTAACTTTCAATATTTGATTGGTATgatgtttatgtattttattttcattcactTAAATAACCAAACCTAATATAAAATGAATTAGAATGTTTATCAAATTGAACTTAATCTAGTTAAATGCTTTAAATAACCATAAATATGTATCATTATGTAGATAGAATGTCTGAGAAGgtgtttaaaagaaaatatgtgaTTGTGAGTCACTTTTCTTGTTGACTTTAGTTGGATTCTACTGCAACCTACTGACACAAATGATAACTGCAGTTTTACACCATATGTGTGTTTTGACAGTTTTAGTATTATTTGCACGTAGGTTCATGTCACTGTGCTTGTCTTGCACAGAAATACACAGCTGAGTCCTCTTCTGTCAGTCTAGACAGTTTCAGATACACCATGCTTTTTGAATTGTCTCTAGTAATTTCTATTCGTCCCTCAAAACTTTTGGCATAGTCATGTCCATTTCCAGCAGCCCAGACACGGCCCATCCAAACCAGTGCTTTCCCAGGTTGCTGTCTGACCCAGTGCATGTCGTAGCTTCCAAAAGTAAATCCTGATCCTCTACAGGAAAGACTCAGAGTTTCTCCAGGCTTTACCACTGATTGAGAAGAAATGGACTCCATATTCTGACCGTTCACTcctattgaaaaataaaaaagaattaaGAACACAACAAATTTCTATTGTACAATTTGAGATGGTATAAGGGTTCACATTATGACACACACTTGCGAAGGCCAGTAAAAGCAGAAGGTAAAGCAGGTTGTTGGACATGTTTGAGTTGATGAAGTGACCTCCTCATATGAGATGCAGAGGAGAAGGACTGATCATATATATCCATATCAATTGTAGGGTGGTGACGTCACGCagatttaaaaaagacaaatggCTGTTTCAAAGACTACATTTGTTGAATTGTATGATTTGTACAACTATTGCGAGTATGTAGTTAAAATCAAAATGCCTGTTGGAGTTGTTAATGTGTAGATTTCTATCATTTTGACATTCTAAATACTTTTATGAATAATGATTTCATGTGGCATAATTTTATACAGTAGCTGTTCAAATTCATTTATGTTTAGTGGAAGCCATTTATTCAAACCAGATTAACACAACAACAGCTATTTAGGGATTGACAAGTTATCATTGTGTGATGACAGTTTACTGGAGATaaagaaagaaacagaaaaaatatatatttggcCTTTAGTGAGAAAGTATTTTCATCCATCCTATGACCATCATTTAAAAGTAACAAGGAGTTTTCCCATTTTCCCAACTATTACGACACAATAAATGACCCttacagattttttaaatgctaaatgatgtagatttacattacaaatataaTTTGAAAAGATTAAATCTTTCTGGTCTTTAGACATCCAATATAAACAGATCAACATTTATAGCTACTTAACATAGATTATAATATTAAACATGATACAAACAACCATATGATAATGCAAAACTTGAAGGagtcaaaatgaaaattccctGGGGCAAGTCCCGAAACCATGTCTACCCAAGAGAATATATGGCCAAAGCTTATTACAGCTCACTGAAACACCCTTAAAACTAGTGAACCTTTCAAGCGTTAAACCGC includes the following:
- the LOC125270895 gene encoding immunoglobulin heavy variable 3-33, yielding MSNNLLYLLLLLAFARVNGQNMESISSQSVVKPGETLSLSCRGSGFTFGSYDMHWVRQQPGKALVWMGRVWAAGNGHDYAKSFEGRIEITRDNSKSMVYLKLSRLTEEDSAVYFCARQAQ
- the si:dkey-204f11.3 gene encoding uncharacterized protein si:dkey-204f11.3, which codes for MEDFQVEIPEIEVPEMEFCDVETEMDYELEMEDENVVDIEDGESETERQSRPKAQNPNRQIQQNRQKHQSPRKVQVKVNDYLRCSVMTVTLCNCLFLGTAALMCSLKAVNRKYKRDVNGAKKFSCCALAANIFAIITTIITIIVVSVVLSYSYNHRC